A window of the Pogona vitticeps strain Pit_001003342236 chromosome 4, PviZW2.1, whole genome shotgun sequence genome harbors these coding sequences:
- the RNF182 gene encoding E3 ubiquitin-protein ligase RNF182, which yields MTSLLPEDTVESQGSDELECKICYNRYNLRQRKPKVLGCCHRVCAKCLCKIIDFGDSPQGVVVCPFCRFETCLPDDEVSSLPDDNNILINLAYGGKVKKCLPDNPTELLLTPKRLASLVSPSHTSSNCLVITIMEVQRESPPTLNSTPVVEFYRPTSFDSVASVPHNWTVWNCTSLIFQTSIRVLVWLLGLLYFSSLPLGIYLLVSKKVTLGVVFVSLVPSSLVILMVYGFCQCICHEFLDCMSSS from the coding sequence ATGACCAGTCTACTGCCAGAGGATACTGTGGAGTCCCAGGGCTCAGATGAGCTTGAATGCAAGATCTGTTACAACCGCTATAACTTGAGGCAAAGAAAACCTAAAGTACTAGGGTGTTGCCACAGAGTATGTGCCAAATGCCTTTGCAAGATCATAGATTTTGGGGACTCTCCTCAGGGAGTCGTTGTGTGCCCATTCTGCAGGTTTGAGACCTGTCTTCCTGATGATGAGGTTAGTAGTCTTCCTGATGACAATAACATCCTGATAAATTTGGCTTATGGGGGAAAGGTGAAGAAGTGCCTGCCAGACAATCCAACTGAACTCCTGCTGACTCCCAAAAGGCTGGCCTCTCTTGTTAGCCCTTCACATACTTCCTCCAACTGTCTAGTAATAACTATTATGGAAGTGCAGAGGGAGAGCCCCCCAACACTGAACTCAACCCCTGTTGTGGAATTCTACAGGCCCACAAGCTTTGACTCGGTTGCATCTGTGCCCCACAACTGGACAGTGTGGAACTGTACCTCCTTGATCTTCCAGACTTCGATTCGAGTCCTAGTTTGGTTGCTGGGCTTGCTATATTTTAGTTCCTTGCCTTTAGGGATTTACTTACTGGTATCAAAGAAAGTTACCCTTGGGGTAGTCTTTGTTAGTCTCGTTCCCTCGAGTCTTGTTATTCTCATGGTTTATGGCTTTTGCCAGTGTATATGCCATGAGTTTCTGGATTGTATGTCTTCTTCTTAG